The following is a genomic window from Spirosoma foliorum.
GGTACTTCAACCCGACAGCCGATTGAGCTACCCCGACAAGTTTCAGCAACGGGAAGTCTATTTAACAGGAAAAGCTTTTTTTGAAATTGTTAAAGATCCTACGCACCCATTTCTGGTATATACGCGCGGCATTGCGACTAAAGTATTGGGAACCAGCTTCATGGTTGATGCGCCCGCAACTGGCCAGCCCATAAAAGTAGCTGTAAAAACGGGTCGAGTGGCGGTATATGCTTTGGAGGAATCGGCATCGGTTCGGCAAAAAGCCAGTAACCCCGAGTTGGAGGGACTTGTGTTGACACCGAATCAGGGCGCTGAATACTCGGTTGAAAGCAAGCGCCTGGTTCGGATGCCGGGTAGCGTATTTACACAACCCGAAACCCAGGTGGTTGCGAAACAGTCGTTTGATTTTGATGAAACGCCTGTTTCAGAGGTATTTAGTATGCTCGAAAAAGCATACGGAGTTCACATTGTTTACGACGAAACAATGCTGGGTAAATGCTCTTTATCGGCATCGCTGGTGGGGCAGCCTTTTCATGATAAACTGGCTATTGTTTGCAAAGCACTTGAAGCTCAATATGCTATTCAGGGCAATCAGGTGACGATTACCGGTGGCCAACGTTGCCAATAATGACTATTCCTAACGCTTAACTCTTGCTAACCTATGCTTAAGATTACTCCCCTCCAGTAAAAAAGATCAGCCATGTTGACGCATAGCTGACCTCCGAATTGTCCCCCTTATTTTCTGACCTGACAAGCCGTGCCATTCACTGACAATGAATGGGTTGGGGGGATTTTGTTGAATTTTTTTGCTCACCCAACAAAACATGACAAATGTATGCAAAAACTACGCTTTGTAGATGAAAGGCTTTTAAGAATTATGCGTATAACCCTCCTCCAATGGTTTCTGGTCTGTGCACTAGCCGGAATTTCGTGGGCACGTGATGGGAAAGCCCAACAACTTCTCGACCAGAAGATTACACTTTCGGTAGAGAGTCAGAATGTGAAAAAAGTACTGCATCAGATTGAAAAACAGGTTGATGCCCGTTTCGTTTTTAGCTCACAAATTATTCAGTCAGATCGCAAAATATCGGTTAAAAGCCAATCAGAACCGCTTTCTCAGGTATTGATTAAGTTGCTAAAACCACTCCAGCTCGTGTATGAAGTGAGTGGCAATATGATTATTATCCGACCCGATCGGCCCGCTAAATCCGTTCCCATCGAGGTTGATCAGGCCGCTATCGTGGCGCCAATCGAACAGGTTGCGCGATCTATATCCGGTACGGTGAGTGATCAGACCGGCGTAACGCTTCCCGGTGTAAACGTCGTGATCAAAGGCACACAAAAAGGTACCACGACCGACGCACAGGGGCAGTTTAAACTGGAACTTCCCGATACAGAAACTACGCTGGTTTTCAGCTCGGTTGGGTATCTGCCTAAAGAAGTGATTGTTGGCAATGAAACGATTCTGACCATAACGCTAACTGCCGATACAAAAGCACTGGGCGAGGTTGTGGTGGTGGGCTACGGAACGCAGAAACGCGCCGATGTAACAGCGGCCATTGCCTCCGTTCCGATGGGCGAAATTAGAGATATGCCCGTATCGAACGTAGCGACGGCCTTGCAAGGGAAAATTCCGGGGGTTGTGATTCAACAAACTAGTGGTGCGCCGGGTAGCACGCCCGCCATTAAAGTGAGAGGATTCGGTTCGATTAGCGCCGGTACGTCACCGCTGGTGGTTGTCGACGGAAATATTGTGGGGTCGGGCGTATTTGGCTTGTTGAGTAGCGTTGATATCGAGAGCATCGATGTGCTGAAAGATGCATCTTCAACAGCTATTTATGGGTCGAAGGGTTCCAATGGCGTTTTGCTGGTCACGACCAAACGCGGAAAGCCGGGGCGGATGAACGTGAATCTGGATGTATATACGGGCTTTCAGGAAATCACGAAAAAGATAGATCTCCTGAACTCGCAGCAGTACGCCGAATTTGCCAAAGAAGCATCGAATACCGCTTATCTGGACAATGTGCCGGGAGCCAGCGCATCTGACCCAAACAGCGTTCGACCAGCGAGTTACCTTCGCTATCGGTATCCACGCGGTGACTTGTTCGACTGGTTCAATTATGATGATCCGACCAAAGTGGCGAACCTGTCCTATACCGATTTTCAGAGCCTGATTTTCCGACGAGCCAAGATGAGCAGTTATCAACTTTCCGTTTCGGGTGGTAACGAAAAGGCGCGTTATCTGATTAGTGGGAGTTATCTGAAACAGGACGGTATCATTCTGAAATCATCGCTGGATCGGTATATTTTTCGGGCTAATGTTGAGGTAAACCTGTTGCCGAAGTTAAAAGTTGGGATGAATCTGAACCCGTCTTTCAAGAATGTGCAGGAGGTTACGGCTGAAAACCAGTGGTTTAATCAGGGAATTATTACAGCAGCTTTGGCGGCTGTCCCGATGGCACCTGTTTACGCAGCCGATGGGTCTTATTCATCACAACTAGCGCTGGCGGCTCCTTATAATTTACCTGGCGTTACGAATCCGCTGGCCAATATCACAGAATACAACAGCCCGTATCTGTCGGGAAATTTGCTTGGAAATATCTATGCGGACTATGGCTTCCTGAGAAACTTCAATTACCGGGCATCGGCCAATGTGAATTTCAGTGATAACCGACGCAATACGTACCGAAGTTCTAGAATGCCGCTGAGCAATCTGCTACCCCCTACAACGGCGATGGGAACGGTTTATTCAGACCAGAATATGAGTTGGCTCTTCAATCAGGTTGTTGGCTATACCAAAAACATCAATTCAGCGCACAATATCGAGGCTTTGATTGGGATGGAAGCCACATCGACCAAGTTTCAGTCGAGCAGTGCGTCGGGAAGTTCGTATGCCAACGACGTTGTTGAAACGTTGAATGCCAGCGCCAGCGGTTCGACAACAACAGCCTGGTCGTTCAAAACAGCGAATGCCTCAGTCTCTTATTTTGCGCGAGCCAACTACAGTTACAAGAGTAAGTATTTGGTAAATCTGTCGGTTCGCCGGGATGGGTCATCCGTTTTCGGGCCCGATAATCGTTGGGGTACGTTTCCTGCGGGTTCGTTGGGCTGGCGGGTGAGCGAGGAGTCGTTCATGAAAAACGTACGGGCCATTTCCGAAACCAAACTTCGGGTTAGTTATGGTTTGTCTGGAAACAATGCCTTCTCGGATAACTATCCTTACGTAGCGCAGTTGCGAACTGATAACTACAGTTTTAACAACAACCTAGTCAATGGGTTAGCGCCGTCGTCGCTCGGGAATTCGAAGTTGGGTTGGGAGAAAAATCAGCAGTTCGATGCGGGTATCGACCTCGGTCTGATCAATAATCGTATCTACCTGAGTGTCGATTATTACCACCGGATCACTAAAGACCTGCTGTTGTCGGTTAACGTGCCTTCGCTCACGGGCTTCACGTCGGCGTATAAGAACATCGGGAAGATGGAGAATAAAGGGATGGAGTTTGCTCTCAATACTCGCAACATGACCAAAGGGTTCATCTGGAATACGACAATTAACCTATCGTACAACCGAAACAAAGTGCTGGAACTCGGCCCTACCGGTGACCCTATCCGTACCGCTAGTGGCAGCCTTGCGGATTTGACCATTACCCAAATTGGGGCACCCATCGGTAGTTTCTACGGCTATAAACAGCTCGGCATTTTTCAGAATCAGGCCGATTTAGATGCGAATCCGCACGATGTTACGTCTCGGCCGGGCGATGTGAAATATGCTGACATTGATGGTGATGGTAAAATCACGGCAAACGACCGGACGATTTTGGGGAATAACCAGCCCGATTTTATTTACGGCATCACCAACTCGTTTAGCTATAAAGGATTTGATCTGAACGTTTCCATTCAGGGTACACAAGGCGGTAAAATTCTTAACATAGGTCGCCGGTATTACGACAATATGGAAGGGAATCAGAACCAGTTGACAACGGCGCTGCGTCGCTGGCGCTCAGCCAGTGATCCGGGCGATGGCATTACCCCACGTGCTAATGAGCGTACTAGCGGAAACAACAACGCCGTATCGTCAAGATGGGTAGAAGACGCCAGTTATGTGCGAATTCAGAATGTCAATCTAGGGTATCGACTGCCAACCAAGCTGTTGAACAAGATCAAGATTCAGCAACTGCGTGTGTATGTATCGGCCCAGAATCTCTATACCTGGACAAAATACCTGAACTATAATCCTGAAGTAAGTAACTACGAAAGTCCTTTATCGGCAGGTATCGATTACGGTGCCTACCCACTCGCCAGAACTTACACGTTTGGAATAAACGTGGGATTTTGAGGAAATGGAAAATGTATAACGGACAATGAATAATGAGTAATGGAATGCACCATAAGTTCCAATGAATCAGCAGTTTTTGTGGGATATCTTTCTCTGCTTATCTGTCATTATTAATTCTCCATTTTTCATTATCCATTCAATCACCTAACCGTTTTAATCAGTTTCAACAATGAAGATATATAGAATCCTTGCGCCTGTGCTGATGCTGGTTTTGATCAGTTCGTGCAGCCAGCAATACCTGGACCTAAAACCAATATCGAATGCCACCAGTGATAATTTCTACAAAACGGCTGACGATATTAAAAATGCCCTCAGCGGAAGTTATGCCGCCTTACAAGCCGATGGAATTGCGGGTAATAGCTACGTATTCGGCGATATCGCGTCGGATAATACAATTCCGGTAGCCTCCGGTTCCATCACCGACCAGGACGAGTTTGATCGCTTTTACATCAAAACAACCAATCCCTACATTTCGGGTCGCTGGAATGACTGTTACTCCGCTATTGCTCGTTTTAATACCATTCTGGATAAAATTGATGGTATTACGATGGATGCTGCCGTCAAGAGCCGCTACATCGGGGAAGTGAAATTTTTGCGGGGCTGGATTTATTTTATTCTGGTGCAGACCTACGGCGATGTGCCGCTGGTGACCAAGTCGATTAATAACCCGGATGATGGATACGCGTATAGCCGTAACCCTAAAACGGAAGTGTATACCCAGATTGAAAAGGATTTGTCGGAAGCGGAAGCTGCCTTGCCCGCTACGTATACAGGCGTCGATGTAGGTCGGGCAACGAAGGGGGCGGCTAAATCTATGCTGGGTAAAGTTTACCTGACGCAGAAGAAATACGCGCAGGCAGTGGCCAAACTGAAAGAGGTGATCGACCTGAATGTGTACGCTATTTTACCCAACTATGCCGACGTGTTTAAGGTGAGCAACAAAAACCACAAAGAGTCGGTGTTTGATGTGCAGTACAAATCGGGTGGAGCCGCTGAAGGAAACCCCTGGCCGAACTTGTTTGCCCCGCAAAGCTCTGGTAACTCGGTTATTGCGTTTAGTGGTGGGGGCAATAATCAACCCACTGAAGACCTCTACAAAGCTTACGAAACCGGCGATGTCCGTAGAGATATTTCGATGGCCATCTCGTACGTTAATGCCAGCGGCCAGGTTGTTCCGGCGAATTTTGTCAAGAAGTACTACGATACGCCCGCAACGAATAATGATAACGGAAACAACATCCCAATTATCCGGTATGCCGATGTGTTGCTGATGTATGCCGAGAGTGTAAATGAAGTTGGGTATCAGGCTAGTGGCGAAGCGTTTACCTACTTGAATCAGATTCGCACTCGGGCCGGGCTGAAAGCGAAAACAGCTACCGATACGCCTGATCAGGCATCATTCCGGTTGGCTATAGAGCAGGAGCGCCGGGTCGAGCTGGCGTTTGAATGCCACCGTTGGTATGATCTTGTGCGTACAGGCCGGGCCATTCCCGTCCTGAATGGCAAAAAAGATCAGATTCGGTTAGTCAACGCATTGACAGAGAATAATTTGGTCTTTCCAGTTCCTCAGGCGCAGATTGATGTCAACAAAGACAAGATCAAGCAAAATCCAGGGTATTAGATAATGAGTGCTAATGCCTTTTATGACTGTATTTGACGTGGTGTCAGACGGTCGGCCGCAGCCGTTCTTCAACCTGACACCACGAGGATTCTCAAAACCGAACGCCAGACACAATAGGTTTTGAGAAACCTTACTATGTCGGATTTGAGAATCCGACACCACGCTAAGAAAACGGCCCTTTTTTTATAGTAGCCAAACGTAATTAAGAAGCAAATGAACAGACGGGAAGCCGTAGCAAGAGTGGCCTGGTTGATGGGAGGGACCCTGTCGACGCCAACACTAATGGCCATGAGCCAGTGGGGACAAACTGCTGACAAGCAATCGAGTGGGCTTTCTAAAGCCGATTCGCTTCTGGATGATAGCCAGCGCGAAATTGTAGCTCGCGTTTCCGACATCATCATTCCCCGAACCGACACACCGGGCGCGATTGATGCAGGTGTTCCCGCATTTATGGATGTGATGCTCCGTGACTGCTACAAAAAGCCTGCGCAAGATGCCTTCGTAGCGGGTGTGCGTAATCTGGAAAGCAAAAACTTCCTGGCGCTTAAACCCGATCAGCAGACAGAGATTCTGAAGCAGGTTGAAGCCAGCGCTACGCCCAGTGCTACCAGTCCGTCGTTCTGGCAGATTGTTAAAGAGGTTACGTTGCTAGGTTACTTTACCTCAGAAGCAGGCATCAAAGCCTCGTTCGATTATCAGCCGATTCCCGGCCGGTTCGAGGTTATTAAGATCAAACCCGGCCAGAAAGATTTTATGTACGGAAATCAGGTGTGAAGCAGGTTGGAGAATGTGATGTCGGGTACTTATACCCGACAACTGAGGTTTCTTAAAACCTCGTGTAGCTCTCTTTAAAGGTTTTGAGAAACCTTGCTGTGTCAGGTTGAAGAACCTGACACCACTAGTATTCAATTTCTAATTCAATCATTGTAAAATATGAATCTGAACATAAAATCGGAAAAGGCACAAACCTACGACGCCATAGTTGTCGGCTCAGGCATGACAGGTGGGATGGCTGCTAAAGAACTGACCGAACGAGGGTTAAAAGTATTAATGCTCGAACGGGGCTATGAAGTTAAACACGTTGAAGATTACAAAACCGCCATGAAAGACCCCTGGGAGTTTGAGCACCGGGGTAAAATAACCAACGTGGCGGCCGAAGAACATTATGCCAGCATGTACTTCTCGGCCAAAGAAGGCACGCAATATTTATACACCAACGACAAAGAGAATCCGTACATCCAGAAACGGCCGTTTAACTGGATTCGGGCCTATCATACCGGTGGAAAGTCATTGTTATGGGGCAAGCAATCCTATCGTTGGAATCGGGAGGATTTCCTTGCCAATGCCAAACAGGGACTTGGCGTCGAATGGCCGATTGGTTACGACGACCTCGTTCCCTGGTACAATCATGTCGAAAAGTTTGTCGGCGTTAGCGGTCAGGCAGAAGGGCTGGATGTTTTGCCAGATGGACAGTTTTTGCCACCGATGGCCATGACGGCTCCTGAGCAACACCTGAAAAAATCGGTGATGCAAAAGTTGAATCGGACCATCACGATTGGCCGTGTCGCGCACCTCACCAAGCCGCAACCCTGGCACACGGCTTTAGGCCGGGCCTCTTGCCAGTTTCGGAATCGCTGTTCGCGCGGATGTCCGTTTGGTGCCTATTTCAGTTCGTTGGCGGCTACCATCCCGGCGGCTCGCCAAACCAACCGTCTGACGGTTGTGCATAACGCCATAGTGAAAGAGATTTTGCTGGATAGCCAGGGCCAGAAGGCAAAAGGCGTTCGGGTGATTGACCAGAACACAATGGAGGTTCGGGAGTTTTATGCCAAAGTCATTTTCCTGAACGCAGGCACGATTGGCTCCACGTCGATTCTGATGAACTCTAAATCGTCACGTTTCCCAACCGGACTAGGCAACGATAGCGATCAACTAGGTCGGAATCTGATGGACCATCACCTCAGCGTAGGCGCACGGGCCGACATCGAAGGCTTTGAAAACGACTATTATTTTGGTGCTCGTCCCAATGCTCTGTACATCCCACGTTTCCGAAACTGGGGCAATGATAAGCGCGGCTACCTGCGTGGCTTTGGTTATCAGGGTGGAGCCTCTCGCGCCGACTGGGCACGGGGTGGTACCGAAACAGGTTTTGGCGCTGATTTTAAAGCGAAAATGACACAACCCGGTCCCTGGAAAATCAACCTGAGTGGCTTCGGTGAAGTGCTTCCCGATCCGAATAACCGCTTCTACCTGAGCGACACCCAAACCGATAAATGGGGCTTGCCAGTTGTGGTGTTCGATGCGGATTTCGGTGAAAACGAACGTGCCATGCGCAAAGACATCATGAACGACGGCGCTGAAATGCTCGAAGCAGCTGGTTTCAAAAACGTAGTGCCTTACGACAACGCCGTGGCGCACATGGGCCTTGGAATTCACGAAATGGGTACGGCGCGTATGGGAAAAGATCCGAAAACATCGGTACTCAACAAATTCAATCAGGTTCACGCCTGCAAAAACGTATTCGTGACCGATGGCTCTGCCATGACCTCAGCCTCGAACGTAAATCCGTCGATTACCTATATGGCACTTACCGCTCGGGCCGCCAAGTATGCTGTTGATCAGTTGAAAGCGCGGAGTCTTTGATAAGAGATTATACAATGGCGTGATGTCAGGTTCTGAACCTGACAAATGAGGTTTCTTAAAACCTCTTTCTAAGCCTATTAATTAGGTTTTGAGAAACCTTGCTGGTGTCGGGTTCTAAACCCGACACCACTTGTAAGCTATTCCAGATGCAACGACAATACACTATTTTCTGGCTATTTATACTGATCGGTCAGTCGGCCTTCGCGCAGTTAACAAGCGGGAAACCCCAGCTTGTTATTGCGTTCGATACGGCCAGTAAGCCAATTCAATTTGGGGTAAGTCGTTTAGAGAGAGCACTTCAGAAAGTTGGGCAAGCGCTTAAAAAAGAGCCGATTAGGTCGAATACACAATCAACGGGTATCCTTGTTTCGGTTCAACCCGCTCAAGGTGAACAGTTTATTCGGGAAGAGGGCTATCGGATTAGTTATCAGAATAATAGCCTGCTGATTACGGCGGTTAATGATGCCGGGGCGATGTATGGCGTGCTGGACATAGCGGAGCAGATTCAGATGGGGAAAAGTTGGAAAACGCTGACACCTAAGGCCGTAAATCCACACTTTACTGTTCGGGCGCTGAAAGTCAATTTGCCCTGGTCATCGTATCGGTCGGGTCCGGCAATGGAGGTGCATAGGGAGATATGTCGTGACCTTGCCTACTGGCAGCGATTGTTGGATCAGATGGCCGAAAATCGGTTTAACGTCCTGTCCCTCTGGAATGTCCATCCGTTCTCCTTTATGGTCAAGCCGACGAATTTCCCGGAAGCGAACAGTTTCTCAGCTAGCGAAATGGCTGACTGGAAACACTTCTGGACAACCCTGTTTCGGATGGCGAAAGAGCGGGGTATCGAGCCGTATATTGTAAACTGGAACATTGCTGTATCGCCTGAGTTTGCAAAGGCGTATAATGTGAAGGAACGAAACGATACATCGGCAGTTGTGAAACGGTACACCCGCGAAGTGGTTACGCAGGTTATTAACGAGTATCCAGATTTGGCGGGCATCGGTATTACGTTGGCCGACTGGATGAGCAATTTCAGCGGGACGAATTCGGCATTACCGGAGATGACGCCCAAAGATCGTGAGGATTGGTTGGAGGAAACCATCATAACGGGTATTAAAGCAGCTAAACGCCCTGTGAAGCTCATTCACCGTTCGGTGCTCTCCGCCGATCCGGGCGAAATGCGACGCGTGATTAACGACGCTCAACTGCCCGATACAACGCTGGTCGAGATAAAATTCAACTGGTCGCACGGGCACTCGACACCCACATTGGCCTTAACGCATGACTCCCATTCAGGCAAGCGTGACGATGGCTACTGGAATCCACTGCCATCGAATTACCGTGTTCAGTGGATGATTCGGAACGAGGTTTTTTTCATTCTTCGCTGGGGACAGCCCGATTTCATTCGTCGGCACATCGCGCAGAATACGGCCCCTTATGTCAATGGCTATTTTGTTGGTTCTGAGGGATATATTCCAGCGAAAGACTATTCGCATGTGAAAAGCGATCATCAGACCTGGGACTATGCCTTTGAGAAACAATGGCTTTTTTACCAACTCTGGGGTCGATTGCTTTACGATCCAACCACACCTGACGCCGTGTTTGAAGATTCCTTCGCGAATCGCTATGGACTGAAATCGGGAAAACCGATGCTCGAAGCCTATTCGGCAGCTAGTCAAATGCCATTGCGTCTTGCTTCATTCTACGGCTCAACCTGGGATTACACCTTGTATTCCGAAGGTTTTCTAGCGCCCTTTTCGGCGAGCAAAGGTTTTCAGGATAATGTGTCGAGTTTTATTTCGATCAACGAACTAATCGACCATTCGACCTTAGAGCCGACTTATCTGTCGATCAAAGAATATGTGAACCAGACTTTGGCAAAGAAGGGGATTCCAAAGGCCAAACTTAGTCCATTAAAACTGGCTGATTTACTGGATGCCGATAGCAAAACGGTGCTTCAACGGCTAGAGCAAGTACGTTCGGGCGCTTCACCCACCCTAACCTGCGAACTGGCTGATCTGGAAACCTGGGCTTATTTGAGTCGCTATTTTGCGGATAAACTGCGCGCGGCTGTATCGCTTCAAACCTACCGACTTACCAAGGATAAAACGCATCAACAGAAGGCAATCACTTACCTGAATCAATGCGTAACTCACTGGCGGAAGGTCAGCGAAATAACGGGCAGTCATTATCATGAAGTGCCTTATACTGAAGGCTATATCTCGAAAGAGACTGCCTATAAAGATTCCCAACGCTTCTTGTGGAGTAACTATTTGCCGCAAGTAGAGCACGACATTGCCCTCGCGCAAGAAGATTAACTATATCCTTCCTTAACTATGGAACGAAGAGATTTTATTAAAACCACTGGTATACTAGGAAGCGCTTATGCCCTGTCTGGACCGTCTGCTCTGGCGAATTCGTCGACCAATGTACTAGCTCCGACTGACGGCTTTTGGCTCGATGGCCCGATGCGATGGGCGCAGCTTGCTTTTGTTGAACGAGACCCCGGTCATTATGACCCCGATTTCTGGCTCAACTATTTTAAACGGATTCATGCCGATGGGGCACTGCTGAGTGCGGGTGGTATTGTCGCCTTTTATCCGACTAAAATTCCGCTACATCATCGCAGCGATTTCATGGGCAATTCCGATACGTTGGGATATCTGGTAGAAGGCTGCAAAAAACAGGGCATGAAAATCATGCTTCGCACCGATCCGCATGCTGCCCGGCAGGACGTTTACGACGCACACCCCGACTGGATTGCGGTAACCGTTGATGGAAAACCGCGCCGTCACTGGGCCAACCCGGAGTTATGGGTCACCTGCGCACTTGGGCCTTACAACTTTGATTTCATGACGCAGGTGAATCAGGAAATCATGGAGAAATTTCAGCCCGAAGGAATTTTCTCGAATCGCTGGCATGGTCATGATATCTGCTATTGTGAGCATTGTACGAGTAACTTCAAAAAAGCATCCGGCCTTGAATTGCCCAAAACGGCGGATAAACTCGACCCAACTTACCGCAAATGGGCCGACTGGCGAATGAAACGCCTACGGGAAGTCTGGGCGGTTTGGGATGCGGGTATCCGCAAACAAAAACCGACAGCGCGCTTCATTCCCAATGGCTTCCCCGATAAAGTAATGACCGGCAAAGAAGCCGATCTGTTCTTCGCCGATCAGCAGGCACGACGTGGCCTTACGGCTCCCTGGGCAAATGGAAAAGGGGCTAAGGAACTGCGCTCTACGCTGGGAATGAAGCCATTGATCGGGATATTTAGTATTGGGATTGAAGAAGAGTTCAGATGGAAAGATTCGGTGCAGAGCGACGCCGAAATTCGAATTTGGGCAGCCGAAGGTACAGCCAATGGTATGCGTCCCTGTTTTGTGAAGTTTGGGGGCGACATCTACGACAAGCGCTGGATGGAGGCTGTAGCCAAGCTCTATGAAGGTTATTATAAAAACGAAAAATACCTTCGTAACACGGCGTCGATGTCACGCGTTGGCGTCGTCTATTCGGAACAAACCGACCGTAATTACGGTGGCAAACCCTGGCAGCAAAAAAGCAGCGATCATCTGGACGGCATGTATCATGCCTTGGTAGAGAGCCGCATTCCGTTCGATATGGTCAATGATCGGCTACTGACGCCCGATGCGCTAAAACGGTTCAAGTTGCTGATTTTGCCTAACATTGCAGCTCTCTCTGACGCGCAATGCAAACAGATTCAAGCGTTTGTAGACAATGGCGGCAGCATTGTGTCGACTTTCGAGACGTCGTTATATGATGAAGAAGGCAAGCAACGATCTGATTTCGGGCTGGCGAGTCTGTTCGGTGTGTCGTACGATCAGAAAGTAGAGGGGCCAATGCGAAACAGTTATTTGCAGTTACGCAACGATGCCAAAAACAGCCAGACGCAATTGATTCTGAAAGGGTTGGACGATACCCCGCGTATTATCAATTCGATTTATAAGGTCAATGTAAAACCAACGACCACGTTCCCAAGTCCGATCACACT
Proteins encoded in this region:
- a CDS encoding alpha-amylase family protein produces the protein MERRDFIKTTGILGSAYALSGPSALANSSTNVLAPTDGFWLDGPMRWAQLAFVERDPGHYDPDFWLNYFKRIHADGALLSAGGIVAFYPTKIPLHHRSDFMGNSDTLGYLVEGCKKQGMKIMLRTDPHAARQDVYDAHPDWIAVTVDGKPRRHWANPELWVTCALGPYNFDFMTQVNQEIMEKFQPEGIFSNRWHGHDICYCEHCTSNFKKASGLELPKTADKLDPTYRKWADWRMKRLREVWAVWDAGIRKQKPTARFIPNGFPDKVMTGKEADLFFADQQARRGLTAPWANGKGAKELRSTLGMKPLIGIFSIGIEEEFRWKDSVQSDAEIRIWAAEGTANGMRPCFVKFGGDIYDKRWMEAVAKLYEGYYKNEKYLRNTASMSRVGVVYSEQTDRNYGGKPWQQKSSDHLDGMYHALVESRIPFDMVNDRLLTPDALKRFKLLILPNIAALSDAQCKQIQAFVDNGGSIVSTFETSLYDEEGKQRSDFGLASLFGVSYDQKVEGPMRNSYLQLRNDAKNSQTQLILKGLDDTPRIINSIYKVNVKPTTTFPSPITLIPTYPDLPMEDVYPRVAETDTRELYLRQIGKGRVAYIPGDLDRSFWQMLGTDHGQLLSNVVNWALDEEPIAAITGPGVIDVNVWRQANSMTVHLVNLTNPMMMKGPFRELIPVEAQVSIAVPSGAKVTGVKLLMSDQKPKYELKGGKVTVSVPKILDHEIVALDLA